One Patescibacteria group bacterium genomic region harbors:
- a CDS encoding pilin, translating to MNKFKSTVTRFAYLGIGAVGMLTAAATNASSLTVDQLDNTGITDAMILGNASPEALVISVINWVLGILALIAVVLILVGGFRWMTAGGNEEKVEGAKKTLYAALIGLVIILAGWGVSVYVINNLLNFTGASSVSTG from the coding sequence ATGAATAAGTTCAAAAGTACAGTCACCCGTTTCGCCTATCTTGGAATAGGTGCCGTGGGTATGTTAACTGCTGCGGCCACCAACGCTAGCTCGTTAACAGTCGATCAGTTAGACAATACCGGCATCACTGATGCCATGATTCTAGGCAATGCTAGCCCAGAAGCTTTGGTGATTAGTGTTATTAACTGGGTTTTGGGTATTCTTGCCTTAATCGCAGTTGTTTTAATTTTAGTCGGTGGTTTCCGTTGGATGACAGCCGGTGGTAATGAAGAAAAAGTCGAAGGAGCGAAGAAAACTCTCTACGCTGCTTTGATTGGTTTAGTTATCATTTTGGCTGGTTGGGGCGTATCTGTGTATGTGATTAACAATTTGTTAAACTTCACCGGTGCCAGTTCAGTCAGTACTGGTTGA
- a CDS encoding pilin, translating into MMRRIILSGFILLVSAQQTLAVGFLPTNDDTGLLNTTASNSLALGKAQPTTVALNLINAGLSLLAAVCVGLLIYAGFLWVWARGNTEEVKKAKDILTGTVLGLIVILASLGITRFVFTTVGNITGATIVNNASE; encoded by the coding sequence ATGATGCGAAGAATAATATTAAGTGGTTTTATCCTATTAGTTAGTGCCCAACAGACACTGGCAGTTGGTTTTCTGCCAACCAATGATGATACTGGGTTGCTAAACACAACAGCTTCAAACTCATTAGCCTTAGGGAAAGCTCAACCAACCACAGTGGCGTTAAATCTAATAAATGCCGGACTGTCATTGTTGGCGGCGGTGTGCGTGGGGTTATTAATTTATGCTGGGTTCTTATGGGTGTGGGCCAGGGGAAATACAGAAGAAGTAAAAAAAGCCAAAGATATTCTCACTGGTACAGTACTTGGTTTAATTGTAATATTGGCGTCATTGGGAATAACTCGATTTGTGTTTACGACAGTAGGAAACATTACCGGCGCAACCATCGTTAATAACGCATCTGAATAA
- a CDS encoding endonuclease domain-containing protein, with the protein MYIRSSNRNILQYDQKLRWIAKSLRKNATEAERLLWQELRSRKLGYKFRRQHALHGYIVDFYCYAKMLVIEVDGSIHDAKIDHDRSKDDILKLNGFKVIRFTNEAVIYHLTEVTNTIQHYLAQ; encoded by the coding sequence ATGTATATACGATCGTCGAATCGAAATATTCTTCAATATGATCAGAAGCTTAGATGGATTGCAAAATCATTGAGAAAAAATGCTACAGAAGCTGAACGGTTACTCTGGCAAGAATTACGATCCAGAAAACTTGGTTACAAGTTTAGACGTCAACATGCACTCCATGGTTACATTGTTGATTTTTATTGTTACGCAAAAATGTTAGTAATTGAAGTTGATGGATCTATTCATGATGCTAAAATAGATCATGATCGCTCAAAAGATGACATTTTAAAATTAAACGGTTTCAAAGTGATTCGGTTCACAAATGAAGCAGTTATATACCATCTCACAGAAGTCACAAATACCATACAGCATTATCTAGCTCAATAA
- a CDS encoding pilin: MPYKFLFPLLLSLVVVLLGVPKAPVQADECKDCLNKCEDKAAAEVASCEATCDALDLDPTDPSFDPTFDLTACYTDKCDPLNDTSACDTTCSSCTISPTTTTTTTTPTTPTSVTKPTFLKPPFGSTSQASITVIIAILIQILLGIVGSLALLMFVWGGMNLIFSHGNEEMVTKGKKILIWAVIGLAVVLASYALLSFTFSIFQTATGA, encoded by the coding sequence ATGCCATACAAATTCTTGTTTCCACTTTTATTAAGCCTAGTAGTTGTGTTGCTTGGCGTACCAAAAGCACCCGTACAGGCTGACGAATGCAAAGATTGTCTGAATAAATGTGAAGATAAAGCAGCGGCAGAAGTAGCGTCCTGTGAAGCTACCTGCGACGCTTTAGATCTTGACCCGACCGATCCCAGTTTCGATCCAACATTCGATCTAACTGCATGTTATACTGATAAGTGTGATCCACTTAATGATACTTCTGCATGCGATACCACGTGTAGTTCTTGTACAATTAGTCCAACGACTACTACCACTACTACAACGCCAACTACACCCACTTCCGTTACAAAACCTACTTTCTTGAAACCACCGTTTGGTTCAACATCACAAGCCTCTATCACCGTAATAATTGCGATTCTTATTCAAATATTATTGGGTATTGTTGGTTCACTAGCTTTGTTGATGTTTGTGTGGGGCGGAATGAATTTAATCTTTTCCCATGGAAATGAAGAAATGGTCACTAAAGGCAAAAAAATACTAATTTGGGCAGTAATTGGATTAGCCGTAGTGCTAGCTAGCTACGCCTTACTCAGTTTCACGTTTAGTATATTCCAAACAGCGACGGGGGCTTAG
- a CDS encoding pilin: MNKFSRFCLLVTGSVFFVFGLSQTALAQVPTTATTSSPSSWINIVPKECQDAGGCDICDITRVFVNAANLIASILGGLALLMFVAGGLMLIFSAGVETRVETGKKILIGTVTGLAIVFIAWLAVNIIVRAAALSGGTSTTKVFSNNWWDLGACNPPAPAQCMTHNISDKCSIGTCKNIKDPTCYCWRANTTADVKCSGEDTTDMSLIKDSTKNTKNQCACIDGCQQFVLEGHTGYDCVDATTVKSNTKYDFNTTVTCAKPDTICAKLK; this comes from the coding sequence ATGAATAAGTTTTCCAGATTCTGTTTACTTGTTACTGGCTCAGTTTTTTTTGTTTTTGGATTATCTCAGACAGCTCTAGCTCAAGTGCCGACTACCGCTACCACCAGTAGCCCTAGCAGTTGGATAAATATTGTTCCAAAAGAATGCCAAGATGCCGGTGGTTGCGATATTTGTGATATCACTCGTGTCTTCGTAAATGCCGCTAACTTGATTGCCAGTATCTTGGGAGGTTTGGCCTTATTGATGTTTGTGGCCGGTGGACTCATGTTGATTTTTTCAGCCGGTGTTGAAACCCGCGTTGAAACCGGCAAAAAAATATTAATTGGTACGGTGACCGGTTTAGCCATTGTGTTTATTGCCTGGTTGGCAGTTAATATTATTGTCCGCGCTGCCGCCCTATCCGGCGGGACTTCCACCACCAAAGTATTCAGTAACAACTGGTGGGATCTTGGCGCCTGCAATCCACCAGCACCGGCACAGTGTATGACTCATAATATTAGTGATAAGTGCAGCATAGGCACATGTAAAAATATAAAAGATCCAACTTGTTATTGTTGGCGTGCTAATACAACAGCCGATGTAAAATGTAGCGGTGAAGATACAACCGATATGAGTCTGATTAAAGATTCCACTAAAAATACGAAGAATCAATGTGCTTGTATAGATGGTTGTCAACAATTTGTCCTTGAAGGTCATACAGGATATGACTGTGTTGATGCAACTACAGTAAAAAGTAATACTAAGTACGATTTTAATACTACGGTAACGTGTGCGAAACCTGATACAATCTGTGCCAAACTAAAATGA
- a CDS encoding UTP--glucose-1-phosphate uridylyltransferase: MLHIDQAEIKQQLLTKGVDPAHIKALHIKLQSGELDQTSFVLSPTQLLVPEPKNIVQYDAGSSNIGITALKHDELLLFWLNGGAATRYGSNLAKGVSPVIDDISYLELKILDLLRVTKTHHLASHPPVVIMNSFVTDQPTREHLDMLYKKYSALDPTRIHFVVQQEHIPRFTNTAVREDIDVFVDQQGKLSWAPCGHGDFVYLLRDYLAHEQIPNVKYLFFSNIDNIAATLDVVLLGQHIKSQLGRTVEIVDKSAADQGGVPCLVDGKMTIVEQMKFPPDFDYAALPWLNTNTFWFTLSDLLKFDNDLPWVLAEKTITEGNVIQLERFACDVDLPSQYVLVNRLQRFWPIKRLADLDAAKQHPAFKKLLNLLQY, encoded by the coding sequence ATGTTGCATATAGATCAGGCTGAAATTAAACAACAATTACTGACTAAAGGGGTTGATCCGGCTCACATTAAAGCCTTACATATTAAACTACAGTCCGGTGAACTAGATCAGACGAGTTTTGTGTTATCGCCTACTCAATTACTGGTTCCGGAGCCAAAAAATATTGTCCAATATGATGCTGGTTCTAGTAACATTGGTATAACCGCTCTAAAACATGATGAGTTATTATTATTCTGGTTAAACGGCGGCGCCGCTACCAGATATGGTTCAAATCTAGCTAAGGGTGTTAGCCCAGTAATTGATGACATTAGTTATTTAGAGTTAAAGATACTTGATTTATTAAGAGTAACTAAAACTCATCACCTAGCAAGTCATCCACCGGTTGTAATCATGAACAGTTTTGTAACTGATCAACCAACCCGTGAACATTTAGACATGTTGTATAAAAAATATTCTGCGCTTGATCCAACGCGCATTCATTTTGTTGTGCAGCAAGAACATATCCCGCGCTTTACCAACACCGCTGTGCGTGAAGACATTGATGTGTTTGTTGACCAACAAGGAAAATTATCCTGGGCGCCTTGTGGCCACGGTGATTTCGTTTACCTGTTGCGTGATTATTTAGCACATGAACAAATTCCAAATGTAAAATATTTATTTTTTTCTAACATTGATAATATTGCTGCTACATTAGATGTTGTTCTACTAGGACAACATATTAAAAGTCAGCTCGGGCGAACCGTTGAGATAGTAGACAAATCAGCTGCTGATCAAGGTGGTGTGCCGTGCTTAGTAGATGGTAAAATGACCATTGTTGAACAAATGAAATTTCCGCCAGATTTTGATTATGCCGCCCTTCCTTGGCTAAACACAAATACTTTTTGGTTTACATTATCTGATTTACTAAAATTTGATAACGACCTGCCTTGGGTGCTGGCTGAAAAAACTATCACTGAGGGTAACGTGATTCAACTCGAACGTTTTGCCTGTGATGTTGATCTGCCATCGCAATATGTGTTGGTTAACCGGTTACAACGGTTTTGGCCAATTAAACGTTTAGCAGATTTAGACGCCGCTAAACAACATCCGGCTTTTAAAAAATTGCTAAATTTGCTACAGTATTAA